The genomic window TATTCAAGTGCCCAACCACGTAGTATTGTTGCTTGAGTCCGACCAGAGAAGTAGTAAATAGATGGATCACCAGCTACATAAATCTCACCAGGAAGACTTCCTGGTTGAGAGATTAAGTTAGCCTCTGAACGAAGGGATGCATATTTTTTTCTAAAGACAGTCTGATATTTAAATCGTGTATCTTCAGTTAAAGCAAAGTTATTATTAACTAGAGTAATACTCTTTTTTGTCAGAGTGGATGATAAGGGGAAGAACAATAAAAATATGAGTAGAATTGTCGGGAGTGAGGAATTTAATTCTTTTAAAGAATCCCATAATATATCTAATCCTTTAGTTGCTAAAATACCTATGGGTACAAAAAACAGTAAATAATGGTATTCCCACAATGCTGTATATTGAATACCAATAATACCTAAACCAAAAATACACCAAATAACAAGTAGCAAAGTCAATATATTCTTAAACTTATACAATGATACATATACTGCAACAATAGCCAGTAACACTAAAGGGTAAAAATTCTGTAAGAACCATTTTATTCCTGAAATCAAATCAATTTTATCCAATACAGAATTAGTATTAGCAATAATCCGAGGTGGATCTATAAAAAATGTCTGATACACTATTGAAAAACTATTAAGCCAGATAAAGTAGCTGGCAAAAACTAAAAGAGGAAATATAATTCCTATAAAAACTGGCAGACAAATATCAATAATAGTTTGTTGAATAGCCTGTCGCTTTATTAATATAAAATACATCAATATAGTTAGCCAAAACGAAAGCAACATAAGCAGAAATACGAATTTAAATAGGAGGACAATTCCACCAATGAAGCCTGAGAGTAAAAGCAGGAAAAATCTTTGCTTTCCTTCATATTTAAAAGAGTTAAAAGTCAGCCAAAGACAAAGGAATAAAGGAAAACCAACCAGTGCTTCTACTTGAGTAAGGTGCCAAGCACCTGAAACAACATAGTAAACGCCAACCGTTAACAAAGGTACTAGACTTGCGATTATCTGATGCTGAAAATAACTTTTTAGAGTCAGCAGTAATATTATCGAAAAAAACACCATGTAAATAAGTTCAAAGACATGGATGCCAATCTCATTAAAACCAAACAAACTTCCTGCCAAAAAATAAAAGTAGAAAATCCCCGGTTGCTTAATATCCCAAAAATCACGATAGAGTACCTTTCCTTGTTGCATCTCCAAAGCACCTAGCCTAAAGAATGCTTGATCTCCGTCAAATGGAAAAGGTAAATGTACAAGACCAATTATGACAATAACAATCACAACTAAAAAGTCAATTTTAGTTAATTTAGCAAGACGAATCATGGAATTTTTAATATAAATATAACTGACTATACCGGAGTAGTTAATATCCTAACAAGATAACAGTAACTATATAGCTTCTTTGTTACTGATACTGTTTAGAAACTGTAAAGAAACTATAATGGTAAATAGCGATGAGTCTCTTGGTACTTAACCGTAATCTTAACTTTATTATGTTCTGTCACACCTTTTAGTGTTTGCAAATGTTTTCAGTGTAAGCAAAACTCCATATTCATATATTGCTTCAATAAGTAGGTAGGCACGAAAAAACTAAACTATGTAAATATAAATAAGTCGAATGCATTTACTGAGATGACTTAAATACAACCACTCATTTAGGTATATTCCTGACTTGTGAGCAAGACCGAACTTTGTGTTTTACTTTAAAACAGCAGACACAGGAAGTTAATGACCAAGCAGCAATAATCAAGCTAAATATAGATGCTGGTATTAATTTGCATACAGACGTTTTATCAGCAAGTAGATGCATGACTAGCGGAACGTCTAAACCGTTGCTTTGATCAACCGCGAGTATATTGGTAAGTGTGTGGTGTGTGTCTCAAGTATTAATGTGGATATAGACACTGCACAATAACTTGCATTTTAGGAAATACTGATGGATCGTTCAAAATTAGTTGCCATTATTACAGGTGTGATTTCGATCATTTTAGCGATCGCCTACCTGATCTTAGTCCAACTGCTGGACTACCGGGACATGAAACCCGCTCCCATCAGCCAATTTGACCAAGCGCCTGCAATTATTTCTAATTCTTGGCAGATTGACAAAATTGCCGAAGTGTAGATGACATTTAGCTGACTTGTAGAGACGCAAGGGACTTGCGTCTCTTGTCATTTATGTTAATAAATAAAAACTAATGATGACTATTGAGTAATACCATAGTCAATTCATAGATAAAAAATAATAGTTATTATTCATTAGTCAAATAGTTGATTGGATAAGAAATAATTACAGTTCTTATCGAAAATTTATTTAGTTAATTAATTCAATTTTGACAAATATAACGGTAAGCTATTTCTAACAAAATAAAGCAAAGATAAATTTGCATTATCTGCAATCCCTGGGTTAACTGCGATCAACACAAGTTGATTCAAAACCCCAAATTTTTGATGACAATATAGAGGTAAGTTGATGGCTCAGTTTCTACTTGAGACTGTTTGGCTAGTTCCTTGCTATGCCTTAATAGGTGGCTTGTTAGCCGTGCCTTGGTCACCGGGAATCATTCGGAAAACAGGGCCAAGACCGGCGGGTTATGTAAACTTGGTGATGACATTTTTGGCATTTGTCCATTGTGTGATCGCTTTACAAGCAACTTGGAATCAGCCACCCCAAGAAGTATTTATTCCTTGGTTATCTACGGCTGGTTTAGACCTCACCATCGCTTTGGAAATATCCTCGGTGAGTGTCGGCGCTTTGGTTGTGATTACTGGCTTGAATTTGCTGGCGCAGATTTATGCGATCGGCTACATGGAAATGGATTGGGGTTGGGGACGCTTCTATTCCTTATTAGGATTATTTGAAGCGGGACTATGTGCCCTTGCTCTGTGTAATAACTTGTTCTTCAGCTATGTAATATTGGAAATCCTCACACTGGGAACCTACCTACTAGTCGGCTTATGGTTTAGCCAGCCGTTGGTAGTCTCAGGTGCCAGAGATGCTTTCTTAACCAAGCGGGTGGGAGACTTATTCTTGCTGATGGGCGTGTTGGCATTATGGCCCCTAGCCGGAACCTGGAATTATACAGAACTAGCTGAATGGGCGACTACTACAAATGTTAACCCCACAGCGATTGCACTGGTGGGTTTAGCCTTAATTGCCGGGCCGATGGGTAAATGTGCCCAGTTTCCCTTGCATTTATGGTTGGATGAAGCAATGGAAGGCCCTGTTCCCAGTACCATTTTGCGGAACTCGGTAGTAGTCGCTAGTGGTGCATGGGTGCTGATTAAACTGCAACCTGTGTTAAGCCTGTCGCCCATAGTTTCCTCGGCGATGGTGGGGATTGGGGTCGTCACAGCACTGGGTGCTTCTTTAATTGCGATCGCTCAAATTGATCTTAAACGCTGCCAATCCTATTCTGTCAGTGCATACATGGGTTTAGTATTCATCGCCGTGGGAGTGCAACAATATGAAGCG from Nostoc sp. UHCC 0926 includes these protein-coding regions:
- a CDS encoding NAD(P)H-quinone oxidoreductase subunit F, with the translated sequence MAQFLLETVWLVPCYALIGGLLAVPWSPGIIRKTGPRPAGYVNLVMTFLAFVHCVIALQATWNQPPQEVFIPWLSTAGLDLTIALEISSVSVGALVVITGLNLLAQIYAIGYMEMDWGWGRFYSLLGLFEAGLCALALCNNLFFSYVILEILTLGTYLLVGLWFSQPLVVSGARDAFLTKRVGDLFLLMGVLALWPLAGTWNYTELAEWATTTNVNPTAIALVGLALIAGPMGKCAQFPLHLWLDEAMEGPVPSTILRNSVVVASGAWVLIKLQPVLSLSPIVSSAMVGIGVVTALGASLIAIAQIDLKRCQSYSVSAYMGLVFIAVGVQQYEAALLLVLTHAISAALLVMSTGGIIWNSITQDVTQLGGLWTRRPISGIAFIVGTLGLIGFPPLGSFWALMKLADGLWETQPWLVGVVITVNALTAVSLTREFGLIFGGKATQMSERSPETHWPMILPMMILLGFSLHLPLVLQSLSLLPDWVTLNKDVALLLILSSIFGCSITGVIYLGNVPKPIRLPWKGLQDLLAYDFYTPKLYRITIIFGVAKISQLADMIDRFVVDGIVNLVGLFSLLGGESLKYSTSGQTQFYALTVLLGVSILGIWVSWPFWGVQFLNFVFQISTIR